One segment of Carya illinoinensis cultivar Pawnee chromosome 1, C.illinoinensisPawnee_v1, whole genome shotgun sequence DNA contains the following:
- the LOC122310698 gene encoding acidic endochitinase-like, giving the protein MARKLQTPLALFSLLMVALFTGSKAGMISVYWGQNGNEGSLADACATGNYGIVNIGFLVTFGNGQIPQMNLASHCDPSTNGCTGLSNDIRACQNQGLKVMLSIGGGGSNYTLSSTRDARSVANYLWNNFLGGQSSSRPLGDALLDGIDYNIVRGTTQHWDELTRALSAFSQQKKVYLTAAPQCPFPDAWLKGALDTGLFDYVWIQFYNNKACHYSGNAEILKTHWNQWNTIQAGQIFLGLLAGPAGGGGYIPPDVLNSDVLPSIKSSSKYGGVMLWSRYYDEGYSSAIKNSVTRNLRPQYISFSNLVCKV; this is encoded by the exons ATGGCTCGAAAGTTGCAGACCCCATTAGCCTTGTTCAGCCTTTTAATGGTTGCCCTCTTCACAGGCTCAAAGGCAGGCATGATCTCTGTGTACTGGGGCCAGAATGGAAATGAGGGCAGCTTGGCTGATGCTTGCGCCACTGGGAATTATGGTATAGTGAACATAGGTTTCCTGGTAACATTTGGCAACGGCCAGATCCCACAGATGAACCTTGCCAGCCATTGTGACCCAAGCACAAATGGGTGTACTGGCTTGAGCAACGACATCAGAGCTTGCCAAAACCAGGGCCTCAAGGTGATGCTTTCTATTGGAGGCGGTGGTAGCAACTACACCCTTTCCTCAACCCGTGATGCCAG GAGTGTTGCAAACTACTTGTGGAACAACTTTCTTGGGGGTCAATCCAGCTCCCGTCCATTGGGTGATGCACTTCTAGATGGCATTGACTACAATATCGTGCGAGGCACAACCCAACACTGGGACGAGCTCACAAGGGCGCTGTCTGCATTTAGCCAACAGAAAAAGGTCTACTTAACAGCAGCACCACAGTGTCCATTCCCAGATGCTTGGCTAAAAGGAGCACTAGACACTGGCCTGTTTGACTATGTCTGGATCCAATTCTATAACAACAAAGCCTGTCACTACTCTGGCAATGCAGAAATCCTGAAGACCCATTGGAATCAGTGGAACACTATTCAAGCTGGGCAGATATTTCTGGGGTTGCTAGCTGGTCCAGCAGGTGGGGGTGGCTACATTCCTCCCGATGTGCTTAATAGTGATGTTTTGCCTTCTATCAAGAGTTCTTCAAAATATGGAGGGGTTATGCTTTGGTCTAGGTATTATGATGAGGGCTATAGCTCAgctattaaaaacagtgttactAGAAATTTGAGGCCacaatatattagttttagtAATTTGGTTTGTAAAGTATAA